The Amphiura filiformis chromosome 12, Afil_fr2py, whole genome shotgun sequence genome includes a region encoding these proteins:
- the LOC140166719 gene encoding leucine-rich repeat-containing protein 31-like codes for MLADTGTALSKRILILRKGYFVLGRDDMDILGRWLSNLVNLENLDLSDNDIREASDEFPEQLAKLTNLTRLNLSATGLRKSTFRKVGSALKAMPNLKQLHLAENDVGEAIVDIADGLKGLSELTWLNLEECEMESDGVEALTGAFDGLSNLTNFYLHGNSKITPSGVDVLFQNLHRLQKLECLEMRGLEIVYEPCSRLVKECFDVLKWRPFQYDGCDKVVLDKVNSEDVKKIASASGS; via the coding sequence ATGCTTGCTGATACAGGCACTGCATTGTCCAAGCGTATTCTCATCTTGAGGAAAGGATATTTTGTGCTGGGAAGAGATGACATGGATATTTTAGGTCGATGGTTGAGCAACCTGGTGAATTTGGAAAACTTGGATCTGAGTGATAACGATATTAGAGAAGCATCAGATGAGTTTCCTGAACAGCTAGCGAAGCTTACAAATCTGACTCGTCTCAATCTGAGTGCTACAGGATTGCGGAAATCAACTTTTAGGAAAGTTGGATCTGCACTGAAAGCCATGCCCAATCTCAAGCAGCTTCACTTGGCAGAGAATGATGTTGGTGAGGCCATCGTGGACATTGCAGATGGTCTCAAAGGTTTGTCAGAGCTGACTTGGTTGAACCTGGAAGAGTGCGAAATGGAATCAGATGGTGTGGAAGCTCTTACAGGTGCCTTTGATGGCTTGTCCAACTTGACCAATTTTTATCTGCATGGGAATTCAAAGATAACACCGTCAGGAGTAGATGTGTTATTTCAAAACCTTCACAGGCTGCAGAAACTTGAGTGTCTTGAGATGAGAGGATTGGAGATTGTGTATGAACCTTGCAGTCGTTTGGTCAAAGAGTGCTTTGATGTTCTCAAGTGGAGACCTTTTCAATATGATGGATGTGATAAAGTAGTTCTAGACAAAGTGAACTCAGAGGATGTCAAGAAAATTGCATCTGCTTCAGGTTCTTAA
- the LOC140165962 gene encoding uncharacterized protein: protein MADPPLNQTAILESKNCGDSITFSPHLPCDIALRDLSHKIGGEWQALATYLGIDTTRIHSLKKDHLSTEDQIFYMLVSWRQSQTSQHIDTLTAALHKAGRVDLAQDFESPLSDVVLRALSTKLGHEWEQLATHLGCSNAEIHRNKMDHHTVDNQIFNLLVSWRQRQPSGTDVKDKFATALRNSGRNDLADLLTNCSSEAWTQPYVFDVKCCRKQLRQFYEDEKATLALTPYDFQSRIAIEDIFVELELHKENAKTKEVEKQKLRSYNALVDLEQVSKKKVLVHGGPGSGKTTLVSKLTHDWSCNIDPNTGEQISDTALSKFSLLLSLNMRELNSGMSLAEAVRDQLLTDDSVISEEGLQAYIKDHQDEVLIILDGYDEYPFSLLKRSKCEKDEIMDVLCALKVRDSYLIVTSRPHRVDEFGKAIMKYANVALTGFAQENIKKYIYKFFQMSEDHYVSEEEQQNRANIEKLITEIEGNGALNTLAKTPVILALLCMLWRDSQELPKRVTQLYEEAMHYLVKRWYERENKDQPEPHEMEKKSEDLLLSLGKVALDGIFENKLIFEAKAFDKEHLEEACRAGLLSKEKNRSKLKTVEEVRFIHKTFQEMCGGKYLADLGTKDPEAFNAYLQRISEENVGNLEYMLRFCCGLSKKAAVSIIPVAVELSHQLMVKVGEDCRLAYDDIKQDPWRLSMLLLFESQCSEEYHLLKPLFNRSKLRIRFHNAEVTIAAQYFFDILENLRKENKPNMLEEISETELVGIRAQDVNGASKLIRNMQSAKELKLVFLTRSEYEEMEQLGKSISQLPSLATLILEGRDCDTSGIIGQLARNSNSSNSMQEFACHLSSFSIDALTIFISRQPSLVRLKLLDNRMTEEDIGKLLKGIQKAKLEVLEIFWNKVGGSSKYIRAFLPTLQSLYLSNTKMNPDNWKEIFCDMSKAVHIEKLDLTWNNIEVRS, encoded by the exons ATGGCTGATCCTCCTCTAAACCAGACTGCAATTTTAG AGTCAAAAAACTGTGGAGACTCAATCACTTTTAGTCCTCACCTTCCGTGTGACATTGCCTTGAGGGATTTATCTCACAAAATTGGTGGAGAATGGCAGGCTTTGGCTACCTATCTTGGCATAGATACAACCCGCATTCATAG CTTAAAAAAAGATCATCTGTCAACTGAAGATCAGATTTTTTACATGCTAGTATCATGGCGCCAGTCTCAAACAAGTCAACATATAGATACCCtcac AGCAGCTCTACATAAGGCAGGGCGTGTGGATCTGGCTCAAGACTTTG AATCTCCACTAAGTGATGTAGTCCTGCGAGCACTATCAACGAAACTTGGACATGAGTGGGAACAACTTGCTACTCATTTAGGTTGCTCAAATGCGGAGATCCACAGAAACAAAATGGATCATCATACAGTTGATAACCAGATCTTTAACCTATTGGTGTCATGGAGACAACGGCAGCCATCTGGAACAGATGTGAAGGATAAATTTGCAACAGCATTACGAAATAGTGGCCGCAACGATCTTGCCGATTTACTTACAA ATTGTTCCTCAGAAGCCTGGACGCAGCCATACGTCTTTGATGTGAAATGTTGCAGAAAACAGCTACGACAGTTCTACGAAGATGAAAAAGCTACTCTCGCTCTTACGCCATATGACTTTCAAAGTAGAATAGCTATCGAAGATATTTTTGTGGAGTTGGAACTGcataaagaaaatgcaaaaacaaaGGAAGTCGAAAAGCAAAAGCTAAGATCATATAATGCACTAGTAGACTTAGAGCAGGTGTCAAAGAAAAAGGTTCTTGTACATGGGGGGCCTGGTAGTGGGAAAACAACCCTGGTGTCAAAACTTACCCATGACTGGTCATGCAACATTGATCCAAACACAGGTGAACAAATTTCAGACACAGCATTGTCCAAATTTTCATTGCTACTTTCTTTGAATATGAGAGAACTTAATAGTGGTATGAGTCTTGCTGAAGCTGTGCGAGACCAGCTACTGACAGATGATTCTGTGATCTCAGAAGAAGGTTTGCAAGCCTATATCAAGGATCATCAAGATGAGGTTTTGATTATATTAGATGGCTATGATGAATACCCTTTCAGTCTTTTAAAGCGGTCCAAATGTGAGAAAGATGAGATAATGGATGTGTTGTGCGCTTTAAAGGTACGAGATAGTTACTTGATTGTAACATCCCGGCCTCATAGGGTTGACGAGTTTGGAAAAGCGATAATGAAGTATGCAAATGTAGCACTGACTGGATTTGCACAAGAAAACATCAAGAAGTATATCTATAAGTTCTTTCAGATGAGTGAAGATCACTATGTTAGTGAAGAAGAGCAACAAAACAGAGCCAACATAGAGAAGCTTATCACAGAGATAGAAGGCAACGGTGCTTTGAATACTTTGGCTAAGACTCCAGTGATTCTTGCATTACTGTGTATGCTGTGGAGGGATTCACAAGAATTGCCTAAAAGGGTGACACAGCTGTATGAAGAGGCAATGCATTATTTGGTCAAAAGATGGTATGAAAGGGAGAACAAAGACCAGCCTGAGCCTCATGAGATGGAAAAAAAATCTGAAGATCTTCTGTTGAGTCTGGGTAAGGTTGCTTTAGATGGCATATTTGAAAACAAACTGATCTTTGAGGCTAAAGCTTTTGATAAAGAGCATCTTGAGGAAGCTTGTCGTGCAGGTCTTTTGTCAAAGGAGAAGAACCGGTCCAAATTAAAGACGGTGGAGGAGGTTAGGTTTATTCACAAAACATTCCAGGAAATGTGTGGTGGGAAATATCTAGCAGATCTTGGCACCAAAGATCCAGAGGCATTTAATGCTTATCTCCAGCGAATTTCAGAGGAAAATGTTGGTAATCTGGAGTACATGCTGCGGTTTTGTTGTGGATTGTCCAAGAAAGCAGCTGTGTCAATCATACCAGTAGCTGTAGAGTTATCTCATCAGTTGATGGTCAAAGTTGGAGAAGATTGCAGACTGGCTTATGATGATATCAAGCAGGATCCTTGGAGGCTGTCTATGCTGCTTCTGTTTGAAAGTCAATGTTCAGAAGAGTACCATTTGCTGAAGCCATTATTCAATCGATCAAAGCTTAGGATTCGCTTTCACAATGCTGAGGTCACTATTGCTGCACAGTACTTCTTTGACATCTTGGAGAAtttaaggaaagaaaataagcCCAACATGCTAGAAGAAATTTCCGAAACGGAACTTGTCGGAATCAGAGCTCAAGATGTGAATGGGGCATCTAAACTGATCCGCAACATGCAAAGTGCGAAGGAGCTGAAGCTTGTATTCTTAACCAGATCAGAGTATGAAGAAATGGAGCAACTTGGGAAGAGCATTAGTCAACTGCCATCTCTGGCTACTTTGATTCTTGAAGGAAGAGATTGTGATACATCAGGGATCATTGGTCAGCTGGCTAGAAATTCCAATAGCAGCAATTCAATGCAAGAGTTTGCTTGTCATTTGAGTAGCTTTAGCATTGATGCCTTGACAATATTCATATCAAGACAACCATCTTTGGTACGGCTGAAGTTGCTTGACAACAGGATGACAGAGGAAGATATTGGGAAACTGCTGAAAGGTATTCAGAAGGCTAAATTGGAAGTGCTTGAGATCTTTTGGAATAAGGTAGGAGGATCCAGTAAATACATCAGGGCATTTCTTCCAACTCTTCAGTCTTTGTATCTAAGCAACACCAAGATGAATCCTGATAACTGGAAAGAAATCTTCTGTGACATGTCAAAGGCAGTTCATATAGAGAAGCTTGATTTGACTTGGAACAACATCGAAGTGCGGTCATGA
- the LOC140165964 gene encoding eukaryotic translation elongation factor 1 epsilon-1-like, whose translation MADLKQDVRSVANFLKVSKIKVQVNSVTKTPVATANGISISGLGAIVSFLADKSGHIEIAGGDDIKHRAMIQQWLEYRVTDLDRCQGVQDVNIVLKELNCYLASRVYFVGDHLTLADLLICYGLHRILSTLTLQEKEKYIHVSRWFDHMQHTPGVRQQQSLVPFAKNQLYLGALSH comes from the exons ATGGCCGACTTGAAACAGGATGTGCGATCTGTTGCCAATTTTCTTAAAGTGAGCAAAATCAAAGTACAAGTCAACAGTGTAACTAAG aCACCAGTAGCGACAGCCAATGGCATTAGCATCTCAGGTTTAGGAGCTATTGTATCATTCCTAGCAGACAAATCAGGCCATATAGAGATAGCAGGTGGTGATGATATCAAACACAGAGCTATGATACAACAATGGTTAGAATACAGGGTCACAGATTTAGATAGATGTCAAGGAGTACAAGACGTCAACATAGTACTGAAG GAATTGAATTGTTATTTAGCTAGCCGAGTATACTTTGTGGGTGATCACCTGACATTAGCTGATCTTTTAATATGCTATGGATTACACAggatatta AGTACATTGACACTTCAAGAAAAAGAGAAGTACATTCATGTTTCAAGATGGTTTGATCAT ATGCAGCACACACCTGGTGTAAGACAACAACAGTCTCTGGTaccatttgccaaaaatcagctGTACCTGGGAGCCTTGTCACACTGA